CTTGTGTAGCTCATTTCTGAAGCGCTAAAACCGCCCCTGATTCCCCTTACACCTCCTGGGTTGCCTTCCTATAGTCGACCGCCACAGTCACTTGGAGGTGTAATCCATGCAGGGAGCCTACGCATTTATCAATGAGCGACCACAGCCGTATCCACTGCTCAAGCTCAGTCTTTCTCTTAGCCCTTATACGCAAACAAAGTTCGACATCGTCAACCAACACATCCGCAATGTGGTGGTCTTGCCGGGGCAGTTGGTGATCATTCCTGATGCGCGTACAGCGTCTTGCACCGCTGAAGAAGCGCAACTGATGCGCGCTGCGCAGAACATAAAACATGCGTTGCTGGCGCATTCCGCAGTCGATCATTTTTTGATCAAAAACTACGATCTACTACAGCTCATCATGACCAACGCTTCGATCGGTGTCGGGAGTGCCAGCAGTGCCTGGAGTAAGCATCTTGTGGCTATCGAGAGGACACTTCAAGAAATCGACGTTTTACATAAGCAGTACTTGAGCAAGGGCACAACGGCCGCGAGGGATGAATTTCTGGCTAAACGCAGGATGTTGTTTGCAAAGCTGGAGGAGCAGCTCTCGGGTATGGCTCGTTTTGGTACGGGCTTGAAAAATGAAGGGTCGATAAAAAAAATGTTGGGTATTTCTACTAAAAGCTATTGGCATCACGGTGAAATTCGCGAATACGAACAGGCAGTCAAACGCCTCGCCAAGGCTTCGCAGATATTGAAGAAGGGCACCTATATCGGTATAGCACTGGATGTTGGAGTGACTGCGTTGGAAATAACGGAGGCGTGTTCAGCCGGACGTGAGCATGAATGTAATCGGGCTAAGTTTGTGGAGGGAGGGAAGCTGGTGTTAGGAGTCGGTGGCGCCGCTTACGGGGGATACGCAGGCTTGGGGGTTGGGGTCGCCGTATGTGCCGCTGTCTTTGCCATACCTACCGCCGGAGCGAGTGCGCTGGGCTGTGCCATTGTGGGGGCGGCCATTGGGAGCGTCGCCGTGGGTAGTTTGGGAAGCCACGCTGGTGAGCAAATAGGAACCCGCCTTTATGAAATTTCAGGAGTTGGAAAATGATGTCGGAGTCCATCGGCATATGGTCGGGTGTGTTGATGCTGCTGAGTTTTCCATTAAATTTTTATGTCATCTATACAAAGCTTGAAGAGGCCGAAGACTATCTAAAATTCAGCTCATTCATTGTGACGTTCAAATACAGGTTCGGCGTCGGCCCGTTTGGTGGCAAGTTGAAACGTTTCTTCGTGATCGCCCTTGTCATCCTAATTCCGAGTTTTTTCCAATGGCGGCACCTTGTACTTGTTGAGGATGTGAAGCGTATCCCAAGACGTCTCAAACTTTGGATAGTAGTTCCCTACCTGCTCACTATGTCTTCCTTCGTCGGAATGGCGTTATCGTGGCTTCTGACTGGATGACGGTCAGGCAAAAAAATGGGGGGAGCCGGTTAACCGGCTCCCCCCCCTCTTTTTGCGCCGCTATTTACAGACTTTCGAGAATATCCGCCATATCGTCCGCATGCTCTTCTTCCTGCGCGAGGATCTCCTCAAACAGGCGGCGAGTGGTCGGGTCTTTGTCGCCGATGTATTGGATGATCTCTCGGTAGCTGTCCACCGCGATGCGCTCGGCCACCAGGTCTTCGTAGACCATTTCCTTCAAGGTATTGCCGGCCACGTATTGCGCGTGGGAGTTCTTCGACAGCAGGTCGGGGTTGAACTCCGGCTCGCCGCCCAGTTGCACGATGCGTTCGGCGAGTTTGTCAGCGTGCTCGGCTTCCTGGGTGGCGTGCTCCAGGAATTCCTCGGCGGCGACGGCGGCTTTTACGCCGCTGGCCATGAAGTAGTGGCGCTTGTAGCGCAGCACGCAGACCAATTCGGTGGCCAGCGACTCGTTGAGCAGGCGGATGATCTCTTTGCGGTCGGCGTCGTAGCCTTCGGTCACGGCGCCGTTTTCGACGTTCTGGCGGGCGCGGCTGCGCAGGGTCGCAACGTCAGTCAAATGTGCTTCAGTCATCTCAATCTCCTGGTGCTAATCCGGTTTTGCGCCACGCTCTGCCGGCGTGATCGCTCCAAGTTGTGAGTCCCAGGCAACGCAAAAAGTTTTATCGGATTTATCCCCAGCGTCATCAGGCCGACTTGACGGTGGGCTAGGCTGCACGGCAGGTGTTCAGTTTCGAGGACGTTCGCGTCATGCCGCAGTCGTTAGCCACGCGTTACCCCCTGGTGCTGGTGCCCGGCATGCTCGGTTTCGTGCGCCTGGGGTTCTTCCCCTATTGGTACGGCATCGTCCCGGCATTGCGTGCCGGTGGCGCACAGGTAGTCGCGGTGCAGGTGGCGCCGCTGGATTCCAGTGAGGTGCGTGGCGAGCAGTTGCTGGTACAGATTGAGCGCATTCGCCGCGAGACGGGGGCAGAAAAGGTCAACTT
The genomic region above belongs to Pseudomonas sp. S35 and contains:
- a CDS encoding ferritin-like domain-containing protein, encoding MTEAHLTDVATLRSRARQNVENGAVTEGYDADRKEIIRLLNESLATELVCVLRYKRHYFMASGVKAAVAAEEFLEHATQEAEHADKLAERIVQLGGEPEFNPDLLSKNSHAQYVAGNTLKEMVYEDLVAERIAVDSYREIIQYIGDKDPTTRRLFEEILAQEEEHADDMADILESL